In Narcine bancroftii isolate sNarBan1 chromosome 7, sNarBan1.hap1, whole genome shotgun sequence, the sequence tgatgtttgtcatttcattttcccatttatattattcttttcaaaattgaactcaggatatgaatttccagtctacattttagttgcttgtagaaaagtactttccaacctcagaaaaacgttttacatgtactgtttatatattaacaaggaagttcatagatgagaaaactatgtttaattttttcctaaaatgcatttaattcaatgtttctagcttcatattagcatttatttatatgttttgagatggaaatttaaatgcgaatttatttatctacattttgctttctgtgtgtaaagtatattttccaacttctttaaactttttacaagtggtcttaatatataaacacaaaaattcatagatctgatactatgtttaaacatttctcaaaaatgcatttatttttatgtttgtagtttcattataacatttatgttattcttttgctttcctggagaatactttttttacatgtgctgtttcatagatgtgaaaccagctttaaacatttctcaaaaaagcatttatgtttgtcatttcattttaccatttatattattcttttcaaaattgaactctggatatgaatttccagttaacattttagttgcttgtataaaagtactttgcaacctcagaaaaacgttttacatgtactgtttatgcattaacaaggaagttcatagatgtgaaaactatgtttaatcttttcctaaaatgcatttatttcaatgtatctatgttcatagtatcaattatttatatgttttgagatggaaatttaaatgcgaatttctttatctacattttactttctgcgtgtaaagtacattttccaacatctctaaaatttttacaagtggtcttaatatataaacacaaaaattcatagatctgatactatgtttaaacatttctcaaaaatgcatttatttttatgtttgtagtttcattttaacacttatattattcttttgctgtcttggagaaaactactttttttacacgtgctgttaaatagatgtgaaaccatctttaaacatttctcaaaaaagcatttattttgatgtttctcatttcattttaccatttatattattcttttcaaaattgaactcaggatatgaatttccagtctacattttagttgcttgtagaaaagtactttccaacctcagaaaaacgttttacatgtactgtttatatattaacaaggaagttcatagatgagaaaactgtttaattttttcctaaaatgcatttaattcaatgtttctagcttcatattagcatttatttatatgttttgagatggaaatttaaatgcgaatttatttatctacattttgctttctgtgtgtaaagtacattttccaacttctttaaactttttacgtcttaatatttaaacacgaaaattcatagatgtgaaactatgtttaaacatttctcaaaaatgcatttatttttatgtttgtagtttcattttaacatttatattattcttttgctgtcttggagaaaactacttttttttacatgtgcagtttcatagatgtgaaatcagctttaaacatttctcaaaaatgcatttatttttatgtttgtagtttcattataacatttatgttattcttttgctttcctggagaaaaatactttttttacatagatgtgaaaccagctttaaacatttctcaaaaaagcatttatgtttgtcatttcattttaccatttatattattcttttcaaaattgaactctggatgtgaattttcagtctacattttagttgcttgtactttgcaacctcagaaaaacgttttacatgtactgtttatgcattaacaaggaagttcatagatgtgaaactatgtttaatcttttcctaaaatgcatttatttcaatgtatctatgttcatagtatcaattatttatatgttttgagattgaaatttaaatgcgaatttctttatctacattttactttctgcgtgtaaagtacattttccaacatctctaaaatttttacaagtggtcttaatatataaacacaaaaattcatagatctgatactatgtttaaacatttctcaaaaatgcatttatttttatgtttgtagtttcattttaacatttatattattcttttgctgtcttggagaaaactactttttttacatgtgctgttaaatagatgtgaaaccatctttaaacatttctcaaaaaagcatttattttgatgtttgtcatttcattttaacatttatgttattcttttgctttcctggagaaaactactctttttacatgtgctgtttcatagatgtgaaacgagcttcaaacatttctcaaaaaagcatttattttgatgtttgtcatttcattttcccatttatattattcttttcaaaattgaactcaggatatgaatttccagtctacattttagttgcttgtagaaaagtactttccaacctcagaaaaacgttttacatgtactgtttatatattaacaaggaagttcatagatgagaaaactatgtttaattttttcctaaaatgcatttaattcaatgtttctagcttcatattagcatttatttatatgttttgagatggaaatttaaatgcgaatttatttatctacattttgctttctgtgtgtaaactatattttccaacttctttaaactttttacaagtggtcttaatatataaacacaaaaattcatagatctgatactatgtttaaacatttctcaaaaatgcatttattgttatgtttgtagtttcattttaacatttatgttattcttttgctttcctggagaaaactaatctttttacatgtgctgtttcatagatgtgaaaccagcttcaaacatttctcaaaaaggcatttattttgatgtttgtcatttcattttaccatttatattattcttttcaaaattgaactctggatatgaatttccagtctacatttaagttggttgtagaaaagtactttccaacctcagaaaaacgttttacatgtactgtttatatattaacaaggaagatcatagatgtgaaatctatgtttaatcttttcataaaatgcatttatttcaatgtttcttggatcatattagcaattatttatatgttttgagatggaaatttaaatgcgaatttatttatctacattttgctttctgtgtgtaaagtacattttccaacttctttaaactttttacaagtggtcttaatatttaaacacgaaaattcatagatgtgaaactatgtttaaacatttctcaaaaatgcatttatttttatgtttgtagtttcattttaacatttatattattcttttgctgtcttggagaaaactacttttttttacatgtgcagtttcatagatgtgaaaccagctttaaacatttctcaaaaatgcatttatttttatgtttgtagtttcattataacgtttatgttattcttttgctttcctggagaaaactactttttttacatagatgtgaaaccagctttaaacatttctcaaaaaagcatttatgtttgtcatttcattttaccatttatattattcttttcaaaattgaactctggatgtgaattttcagtctacattttagttgcttgtataaaagtactttgcaacctcagaaaaacgttttacatgtactgtttaagcattaacaaggaagttcatagatgtgaaactatgtttaatcttttcctaaaatgcatttatttcaatgtatctatgttcatagtatcaattatttatatgttttgagattgaaatttaaatgcgaatttctttatctacattttactttctgcgtgtaaagtacattttccaacatctctaaaatttttacaagtggtcttaatatataaacacaaaaattcatagatctgatactatgtttaaacatttctcaaaaatgcatttatttttatgtttgtagtttcattttaacatttatattattcttttgctgtcttggagaaaactactttttttacatgtgctgttaaatagatgtgaaaccatctttaaacatttctcaaaaaagcatttattttgatgtttgtcatttcattttaacatttatgttattcttttgctttcctggagaaaactactctttttacatgtgctgtttcatagatgtgaaacgagcttcaaacatttctcaaaaaagcatttattttgatgtttgtcatttcattttaccatttatattattcttttcaaaattgaactcaggatatgaatttccagtctacattttagttgcttgtagaaaagtactttccaacctcagaaaaacgttttacatgtactgtttatatattaacaaggaagttcatagatgagaaaactatgtttaattttttcctaaaatgcatttaattcaatgtttctagcttcatattagcatttatttatatgttttgagatggaaatttaaatgcgaatttatttatctacattttgctttctgtgtgtaaactatattttccaacttctttaaactttttacaagtggtcttaatatataaacacaaaaattcatagatctgatactatgtttaaacatttctcaaaaatgcatttattgttatgtttgtagtttcattttaacatttatgttattcttttgctttcctggagaaaactactctttttacatgtgctgtttcatagatgtgaaaccagcttcaaacatttctcaaaaaggcatttattttgatgtttgtcatttcattttaccatttatattattcttttcaaaattgaactctggatatgaatttccagtctacatttaagttggttgtagaaaagtactttccaacctcagaaaaacgttttacatgtactgtttatatattaacaaggaagatcatagatgtgaaatctatgtttaatcttttcataaaatgcatttatttcaatgtttcttggatcatattagcaattatttatatgttttgagatggaaatttaaatgcgaatttatttatctacattttgctttctgtgtgtaaagtacattttccaacttctttaaactttttacaagtggtcttaatatttaaacacgaaaattcatagatgtgaaactatgtttaaacatttctcaaaaatgcatttatttttatgtttgttgtttcattttaacatttatattattcttttgctgtcttggagaaaactacttttttttacatgtgcagtttcattgatgtgaaaccagctttaaacatttctcaaaaaagcatttatgtttgtcatttcattttaccatttatattattcttttcaaaattgaactctggatgtgaattttcagtctacattttagttgcttgtataaaagtactttgcaacctcagaaaaacgttttacatgtactgtttatgcattaacaaggaagttcatagatgtgaaaactatgtttaatcttttcctaaaatgcatttatttcaatgtatctatgttcatagtatcaattatttatatgttttgagattgaaatttaaatgcgaatttctttatctacattttactttctgcgtgtaaagtacattttccaacatctctaaaatttttacaagtggtcttaatatataaacacaaaaattcatagatctgatactatgtttaaacatttctcaaaaatgcatttatttttatgtttgtagtttcattttaacatttatattattcttttgctgtcttggagaaaactactttttttacatgtgctgttaaatagatgtgaaaccatctttaaacatttctcaaaaaagcatttattttgatgtttgtcatttcattttaacatttatgttattcttttgctttcctggagaaaactactctttttacatgtgctgtttcatagatgtgaaacgagcttcaaacatttctcaaaaaagcatttattttgatgtttgtcatttcattttaccatttatattattcttttcaaaattgaactcaggatatgaatttccagtctacattttagttgcttgtagaaaagtactttccaacctcagaaaaacgttttacatgtactgtttatatattaacaaggaagttcatagatgagaaaactatgtttaattttttcctaaaatgcatttaattcaatgtttctagcttcatattagcatttatttatatgttttgagatggaaatttaaatgcgaatttatttatctacattttgctttctgtgtgtaaactatattttccaacttctttaaactttttacaagtggtcttaatatataaacacaaaaattcatagatctgatactatgtttaaacatttctcaaaaatgcatttattgttatgtttgtagtttcattttaacatttatgttattcttttgctttcctggagaaaactactctttttacatgtgctgtttcatagatgtgaaaccagcttcaaacatttctcaaaaaggcatttattttgatgtttgtcatttcattttaccatttatattattcttttcaaaattgaactctggatatgaatttccagtctacatttaagttggttgtagaaaagtactttccaacctcagaaaatgaAGATGAAAATACGACGTGGATGAAGAAGAAAGACGAGATcaagacgaagatgaagatgaagacaaagacaaagttGGTGATGAagaaaaggaagatgaagaaaatgatcaAAAGAtgttgaagaagaggaagacgaagatgaaaacaatgaagaggaagaagaagaagaagaagaagaagaagaagaagaagaagaagaagaagaagaagaagaagaagaggaggaggaggaagaggaagcggAAGTGGAGGCGGAGGCGGAAGCGGAAGCGGAAGAGGATGTAGACGGTCATGAAGACGAAAAGAAGACGTGGATGAAGAGGAAAGACGAGaggaagacaaagacaaagaggatgaagaagaacaggaagatgatgaagatgatgataagGATGAAAAGATGTTGAAGAAGatgaagacgaagatgaagacaatgaagtggtagatggagatgaaaatgatgaagtagatgaagatgaataagaagatgaagaataacaagaagaagaagaagaagaagaggaagaggaataagaagaagtacaagaagaagaacaagaagaagaagaagaagaagaagaagaagaagaagaagaagaaaaagaagaagaagaagaagaagaagaagaagaagaagaagaagaagaagaaaaacaacaaggagaacaagaagaagagtaagaagaagaagaagaagaagaggaggaggaggaggaggaggaagaggaagaggcagCGGAAGCGGAAAGGAAGAGCAAGAGGGTGTAGATGGGCACGAAGACTAAAATAACATGTGGATGAAGAAGAAAGACAAGATtaagacgaagatgaagatgaagacaaagacaaagatgatgatgaagaacaggaagatgaagaagatgatgataAGGATGAAAAGATGTTGAAGAAGACGAAAACGAGGATGAAGACattgaagaggaagatgaagatgaagaagaagaagaagaagaagaagaagaagaagaagaagaagaagaagaagaagaagaagaagaagaagaagaagaagaagaagaagaagaagaagaagaagaagaagaagaggaggaggaggaggaggaagagtaggaggaagaggaagcagaagaggaagaggaaggggaTGTAGACAGGCATGAAGATGAAAAGAAGACATGGATGAAGAAGAAAgacaagatgaagacaaagatgatgaggaagaacaggaagatgaagaagatgatgattAGGATGAAAATAtgttgaagaagaggaagacaaagatgaagacaataaagaggaagatgaagatgaagtagaactagatgaagaagaagaagaagaagaagaagaagaagaagaagaagaagaagacgaagaagaataacaagaagaagaagaaggggaggaggaggaagaggaagaggaagaggaagaggaagcagAAGCGGAAGCGGAAGCAGATGTAGATGGGCATGAAGACTAAAAGAATATGTGGATGAAGAAGAAAGACGAGatgaagacgaagatgaagatgaagacaaagacaaagatgatgatgaagaacatgaagatgaagaagatgatgttaaggatgaagagatgttgaagaagaggaagacgaagatgaagacaACGAAGAggtagatgaagaagaagatgatgaagaagaagattaagaagaacaagaaaaagaagaagcagaagtggaggaggaggaagtggaagaggaagtggaagaggaagaggaagaggaagatgaagTGGAAGCGGAAGAGGAAGCGGAGGCGGAAGCGGAAGAGGATGTACCCGGTCATGGAGACAAAAAgaacacatggatgaagaagaaagatgagatgaagatgaagacaaagacgaagatgatgaagaagaacaggaagatgatgaagatgataaTAAGGATGAAAAGATGTTGAAGAAGatgaagacgaagatgaagacaatgaagaggaagatggagatgaataagaagatgaagaaaaacaacaagaagaagaggaggaggaataagtagtagaagaagaagaagaagaagaagaagaagaagaagaagaagaagaagaattagaagaagaagaagaacaacaacaacaacaaggagaagaagaagaagaggaggaggaggatgagaaAGAGCAAGAGGATGTAGACAGGCATGAAGATGAAAAGAAGACATGGATGAAGAAGAAAGACGAGgtgaagacgaagatgaagatgaagacaaagataaagatgatgaggaagaacaggaagatgaagaagatgatgatgaggatgaaaaGATGTTTAAGAAGAggaagacgaagatgaagacaatgaagaggaagatgaagatgaagatgatgaagaagaagatgaagaagaataagaagaagaagaagtggaggaggaagaggaagaggaagaggaagaggaagaggaagcggAAGCGAAAGCGGAAGAGGATGTAGATGGTAATGACGACGAAAAGGAGACGTGGATGAAGTAGAAAGACGAGatgaagacgaagatgaagatgaagacaaagacaaagatGATGACGAAGaacatgaagatgaagaagatgatgataAGGATGAAAAGATGTTGAAGAAGACGAAGACGAACATGAAGACAACGAAgtggaagatgaagatgaagatgaagaagaagaagaagaagatgaagaacaacaaggagaagaagaagatgaagaggaggaggatgaggaggaggaagaggaagcggAAGCGGAAGCATAGGCGGAAGCGGCAGCGCAAGCGGAAGTGGAAGAGGATTTAGATGGTCATGGAGATGAAAGGAAGACatggatgaagaagaaagatgagatgaagatgaagatgaagatgaagacaaagacaaagatgatgaggaagaacaggatgatgaagaagatgatgataAGGATGAAATGATGTTGAAGAAGatgaagacgaagatgaagacaacgaagaggaagatgaagatgaagatgaagaagaagaagaagaagaagaagatcaagaagaaaaagaagaagaagaggaggaataagaagaagaagaagaacaagaagaagaagaagaagaagaagaagaagaagaagaagaagaagaagaagtagaagaagaagaagaagtaaaagaagaagaagaagaagaagaagaagaagaggaggaggaggaggaggaagagtaggaggaagaggaagcagaagaggaagaggaaggggaTGTAGACAGGCATGAAGATGAAAAGAAGACATGGATGAAGAAGAAAgacaagatgaagacaaagatgatgaggaagaacaggatgatgaagaagatgatgattAGGATGAAAATAtgttgaagaagaggaagacaaagatgaagacaataaagaggaagatgaagatgaagtagAACTAGATGAAGaacaggaagatgaagaagatgatgataAGGATGAAAAGATGTTGAAGAAGacgaaaacgaagatgaagacaatgaagaggaagatgaagatgaagaagaagaagaagaagaagaagaagaagaagatgatgaagaagaagaagaagaagaagaagaagaggaggaggaggaagagtaggaggaagaggaagcagaagaggaagaggaaggggaTGTAGACAGGCATGAAGATGAAAAGAAGACATGGATGAAGAAGAAAgacaagatgaagacaaagatgatgaggaagaacaggaagatgaagaagatgatgattAGGATGAAAATAtgttgaagaagaggaagacaaagatgaagacaataaagaggaagatgaagatgaagtagaactaaatgaagaagaagaagaaaaagaagaagaagaacaaaaagaagaagaagaagaagaagaagaagaagaagaagaagaacaaaaatatgaagaagaagaagatgaagaagaagaagaagaagaagaggaggaggaggaggaggaagagtaggaggaagaggaagcagaagaggaagaggaaggggaTGTAGACAGGCATGAAGATGAAAAGAAGACATGGATGAAGAAGAAAgacaagatgaagacaaagatgatgaggaagaacaggaagatgaagaagatgatgattAGGATGAAAATAtgttgaagaagaggaagacaaagatgaagacaataaagaggaagatgaagatgaagtagaactagatgaagaagaagaagaagaagaagaagaagaagaagaagaagaagaagaagaggaagaagaagaagaagaagaataacaagaagaagaagaaggtgaggaggaggaagaggaagaggaagaggaagaggaagcagaagcggaagcagatgtaGACGGGCATGAAGACTAAAAGAATATGTGGATGAAGAAGAAAGACGAGatgaagacgaagatgaagatgaagacaaagacaaagatgatgatgaagaacatgaagatgaagaagatgatgttaaggatgaagagatgttgaagaagaggaagacgaagatgaagacaACGAAGAg encodes:
- the LOC138740005 gene encoding LOW QUALITY PROTEIN: glutamic acid-rich protein-like (The sequence of the model RefSeq protein was modified relative to this genomic sequence to represent the inferred CDS: substituted 2 bases at 2 genomic stop codons); this encodes MLKKRKTKMKTMKRKKKKKKKKKKKKKKKKKKKKKRRRRKRKRKKRNKKKYKKKNKKKKKKKKKKKKKKKKKKKKKKKKKKKKKKKKNNKENKKKSKKKKKKKRRRRRRRKRKRKMKMKKKKKKKKKKKKKKKKKKKKKKKKKKKKKKKKKKKKKRRRRRRKKKEEAEKKKKKKKIKKKKKKKRRNKKKKKNKKKKKKKKKKKKKKKKKXKKKKKXKKKKKKKKKKRRRRRRKKEEDKDEDNKEEDEDEVELDEEQEDEEDDDKDEKILKEYVDEEERRDEDEDEDEDKDKDDDEEHEDEEDDVKDEEMLKKRKTKMKTTKR